The following proteins are co-located in the Dyadobacter chenwenxiniae genome:
- the miaB gene encoding tRNA (N6-isopentenyl adenosine(37)-C2)-methylthiotransferase MiaB: MEHRIADTLKILTPEDKEACETVRISENEPAINKKRLFIESYGCQMNFADSEIVASVMREAGFATTSDVENADLIFLNTCAIRDNAEQRVRTRLRQLNVIKKKKPGTLIGVLGCMAERLKAKLLDEEKMVDIVTGPDAYRDLPRLVEEAETGQKGVNVFLSREETYADISPIRLNSNGVTALISIMRGCDNMCSFCVVPMTRGRERSRDPFSILKEAQDLYNEGYKEVTLLGQNVDSYKWQGPNSITGISTNVETAALQTQVNFANLLEMVAQISPDLRVRFSTSHPKDITDEVLYMIKKYDNICKYIHLPAQHGNSRVLEMMNRTYDREWYLERIDSIRRILGDECAISHDMIAGFCSETEEEHLDSLSLLEYVRFDFGYMFAYSERPGTLAAKKYPDDIPADIKQRRLAEIIDIQQRISLERNQKLIGTVQKVLVENTSKRSVDDFTGRSDQNKRVIFPRENFKVGDYVDVLITDTTAATLRGYAVEKVPVS; encoded by the coding sequence ATGGAACATAGAATTGCTGATACTTTGAAAATACTGACGCCGGAGGACAAAGAAGCCTGCGAGACAGTCCGTATTTCCGAAAATGAACCGGCTATTAATAAAAAAAGACTCTTTATAGAAAGTTACGGTTGCCAGATGAATTTCGCAGACAGCGAAATTGTGGCCTCTGTGATGCGTGAGGCAGGTTTTGCCACTACTTCCGACGTTGAAAATGCTGATCTCATATTTTTGAACACTTGTGCCATCCGCGACAATGCGGAACAGCGCGTAAGAACGCGATTGAGGCAGCTTAATGTAATAAAAAAGAAGAAACCAGGCACATTAATCGGTGTCCTGGGCTGTATGGCGGAACGCTTGAAAGCCAAGTTGCTCGACGAGGAAAAAATGGTTGACATTGTTACAGGCCCGGATGCTTACCGTGACCTGCCGCGATTGGTGGAAGAAGCCGAAACAGGCCAGAAAGGGGTTAATGTTTTTTTATCAAGAGAGGAAACTTACGCAGATATTTCCCCAATCCGCCTGAATTCCAATGGTGTAACTGCATTGATTTCCATCATGCGCGGCTGCGATAATATGTGCAGTTTTTGCGTGGTGCCCATGACACGCGGTCGTGAGCGTAGCCGTGATCCTTTTTCCATTTTAAAGGAAGCACAAGACCTTTATAATGAAGGTTATAAAGAAGTTACTTTACTTGGTCAGAATGTGGACAGCTATAAATGGCAAGGCCCTAACAGCATTACAGGGATCTCTACAAATGTGGAAACTGCTGCATTACAAACGCAGGTAAATTTTGCCAATCTGCTTGAAATGGTGGCGCAGATCAGCCCGGACCTGCGGGTAAGGTTCAGCACATCGCATCCCAAAGACATTACAGACGAAGTGCTTTACATGATCAAAAAGTACGATAACATTTGCAAATACATTCATTTACCTGCCCAACATGGCAATAGCCGCGTGCTGGAAATGATGAACCGGACTTATGACAGAGAATGGTATTTAGAGAGAATTGACAGCATTCGCCGGATCTTAGGCGATGAATGTGCGATTTCACATGATATGATCGCAGGCTTTTGCAGTGAAACAGAGGAAGAACACCTGGACTCGCTTTCATTGCTTGAATATGTGCGTTTTGACTTCGGCTATATGTTCGCTTATTCCGAACGTCCGGGGACGCTTGCTGCCAAGAAATATCCGGATGACATTCCGGCCGACATTAAGCAAAGGCGCCTCGCGGAAATCATTGATATACAACAGAGAATCTCCCTCGAACGCAATCAAAAACTGATCGGCACAGTGCAGAAAGTGCTGGTTGAAAACACTTCCAAACGTTCTGTGGACGATTTCACAGGACGCAGTGACCAGAATAAAAGAGTCATATTCCCCCGCGAAAATTTCAAAGTAGGCGATTATGTCGACGTTTTAATTACAGACACGACCGCCGCGACACTTCGCGGTTATGCGGTCGAAAAAGTACCCGTTTCATGA
- the tamL gene encoding translocation and assembly module lipoprotein TamL, producing the protein MNNNSKITYSWYFFLILVGLSSCARKPASQAKSYYLGNSSIKGNQIINDSELEALIPQKPNRRLLGLPFFPYVGLYRFGELFYNREEKQRKVIEITQKYQNESRLNENSPRKLEKIQRRYAKKLEKAQTRVDEGNFWMRVLGEAPVYFVASEVALNAEKMQKYLYNNGFFEAAVSYKPDTTFNRIRVSYFVAEKRPTMIRGIEYQVRNNMADSIINSNNKNPALQTKKRYDGDSFEEERIRIETLLRNQGYLGFSRQNISYLINDTITNASTDSFFKSVDVKVRVDMPGTIKNGERYKINSVHFEVLPPSGSTADSLYARKDTVNFRGIRYTFSDKRFATRILDSKIQVRPGAIYSQQKERDTQQQLSLTDQFRFVNYTYTLDSTGHGINSYFKVIPLEKYQVSTDIGLNVIQLQGAPGPFANLSYKIRNVFNGLENFEANLRGGIELVPGFLGNSSIYRSEEIGLNTSLTFPRLLTPANMLQKQTASFNPRTQVGLGYNYVNRPEYTRTNVKVAMTYSWQPTNKTLFNLSLVDLNILNTQNIRSDFQALLDELREQGNNLYNSFQRSFVSDINFNFTYNTNALIGPQKNAHYFRVALESGGTSLNILPKQENLIKNVFGDGLQFYKYLRWNADYRRYWPTGRRSAFVARVNTGAVYSYGDSKVPPYEKYFFAGGSNSLRGWLPRRLGPGSSPPRKTIDSLTIESPGEFLLEGNLEWRGFLAKFFGDINYALFIDVGNVWNLSSTATEKQKFEADKFLKEIAIGTGFGIRYDLSFFILRFDFGIKVYDPALQRFVLDELEFKRLFNRRQSNFLNVNLGVGYPF; encoded by the coding sequence TTGAATAATAATTCTAAGATTACATATAGCTGGTATTTCTTCCTGATTTTAGTGGGATTGTCGTCTTGCGCACGAAAGCCCGCCTCCCAGGCCAAGAGCTATTATCTCGGCAATTCTTCGATCAAAGGAAATCAGATCATCAATGACTCGGAACTGGAAGCATTGATCCCGCAAAAACCCAACAGACGCCTTCTGGGCTTACCTTTTTTTCCTTACGTTGGCCTATACCGCTTTGGTGAGCTCTTTTACAATCGTGAAGAAAAGCAGCGGAAAGTAATTGAAATCACACAAAAATATCAAAATGAATCGCGCTTAAACGAAAATTCTCCCCGGAAGCTCGAAAAGATTCAACGGCGCTACGCTAAAAAACTCGAAAAAGCGCAGACGCGGGTGGATGAAGGGAATTTCTGGATGCGGGTTCTGGGCGAAGCACCGGTTTATTTCGTCGCCAGCGAAGTTGCCCTTAATGCCGAAAAAATGCAAAAATACCTCTATAACAATGGTTTTTTTGAGGCGGCGGTAAGCTATAAACCGGACACGACATTCAACAGGATCCGCGTCAGTTATTTTGTTGCTGAAAAACGCCCGACAATGATTCGGGGCATTGAGTATCAGGTGCGGAACAATATGGCCGACAGCATTATCAATTCAAATAATAAAAACCCTGCGCTGCAAACCAAAAAGCGCTATGATGGTGATTCATTTGAAGAAGAGCGGATCAGGATTGAGACACTGCTGCGGAATCAAGGCTATCTGGGCTTTTCGCGCCAAAACATTTCCTACTTGATCAATGACACCATTACCAATGCTTCCACGGATAGTTTTTTCAAATCAGTTGACGTGAAAGTGAGGGTGGATATGCCCGGGACGATCAAAAATGGGGAGCGATACAAGATCAATTCTGTCCATTTTGAGGTGTTGCCGCCGTCCGGCTCAACCGCAGATTCACTTTATGCCAGAAAAGACACGGTCAATTTTCGGGGAATTCGTTATACTTTTTCAGACAAGCGATTCGCAACCAGGATCTTAGATAGCAAAATCCAGGTGCGGCCCGGCGCGATTTACAGTCAACAGAAAGAACGCGATACCCAGCAGCAGCTTTCATTAACCGATCAGTTTCGCTTCGTAAACTACACCTATACACTCGATTCGACAGGGCATGGGATCAACAGCTATTTCAAAGTAATTCCTTTGGAGAAATATCAGGTTTCGACTGACATCGGCCTGAATGTGATCCAGCTTCAAGGCGCACCGGGGCCATTTGCAAACTTGTCTTATAAGATTAGGAATGTTTTCAACGGGCTTGAAAATTTTGAGGCTAACCTCCGGGGTGGGATCGAACTCGTGCCCGGTTTTTTGGGTAACAGCTCCATTTATCGAAGTGAAGAGATCGGACTAAACACTTCGCTGACATTTCCAAGATTGCTCACGCCGGCGAATATGCTGCAAAAGCAAACCGCGAGTTTTAATCCTCGGACGCAGGTGGGATTAGGTTATAATTACGTAAACAGGCCCGAATACACGCGGACGAACGTGAAGGTGGCCATGACCTATTCCTGGCAGCCTACAAACAAAACATTATTTAATCTGTCGCTGGTTGACCTCAACATTCTGAATACGCAAAACATCCGCTCTGATTTTCAGGCGCTGCTCGACGAGCTCAGGGAACAGGGAAATAACCTTTACAATAGTTTCCAGCGGTCATTTGTGTCAGACATTAATTTCAATTTTACCTATAACACCAACGCGCTGATCGGTCCGCAAAAGAACGCGCATTATTTCCGGGTTGCGCTGGAATCGGGCGGGACGTCGCTCAATATTCTGCCCAAACAGGAAAATTTGATCAAGAATGTCTTTGGAGATGGTTTGCAGTTTTACAAATATTTGCGCTGGAATGCGGATTATCGTCGATACTGGCCAACAGGAAGGCGTTCGGCATTTGTTGCGAGGGTTAACACGGGCGCAGTTTACAGCTACGGCGATAGCAAAGTGCCTCCCTATGAAAAGTATTTTTTCGCAGGTGGCTCCAATAGTCTGAGAGGGTGGCTACCACGTCGGCTTGGCCCGGGTTCTTCGCCTCCAAGAAAAACCATTGACAGTCTGACCATTGAATCTCCCGGTGAATTTCTACTGGAAGGAAACCTGGAATGGAGAGGTTTCCTCGCTAAATTCTTTGGAGACATTAATTATGCATTGTTTATAGATGTCGGGAATGTCTGGAACCTCAGCAGCACGGCAACCGAAAAGCAAAAGTTTGAAGCGGATAAATTTTTAAAGGAAATTGCCATCGGAACGGGTTTTGGGATTCGCTATGACCTTTCCTTTTTTATTCTCCGTTTTGATTTTGGTATCAAGGTCTATGATCCTGCCTTGCAGCGATTTGTGCTGGATGAGCTGGAATTTAAAAGGCTTTTCAACCGGAGGCAGTCTAATTTCCTCAATGTTAACCTGGGCGTCGGCTATCCATTTTAA
- a CDS encoding TrmH family RNA methyltransferase, producing the protein MLSKNRIKYINSLKIKKYRQLHQSFIVEGAKSVLELLNSDFNIEFLLVTPEFQQKYASILSTHNTITETVTVQELEGLGSFQTNDSCLAVAKTKQIEFLSPDNSEYVLVLDDVRDPGNLGSIIRIADWYGIKKIICSHDTTDVYNPKVIAASKGSFTRVDVFYTDLTSYLTENASDKPIIGAFLGGKSLYDFSFAQSGGYIVMGNESNGIGQAVERFVTDKITIPRVGEAESLNVGIATAVMLDNLRRQINVPA; encoded by the coding sequence ATGCTGTCAAAAAATCGTATAAAGTATATTAACTCGCTTAAAATCAAGAAGTACAGGCAACTTCACCAATCGTTTATTGTGGAAGGTGCCAAGAGTGTGCTGGAACTGCTCAATTCCGATTTTAACATAGAGTTTTTGTTAGTAACGCCGGAATTTCAGCAAAAATACGCAAGTATTTTAAGCACGCATAACACAATCACAGAAACGGTTACGGTGCAGGAACTGGAAGGCCTGGGGTCTTTCCAAACGAACGATTCTTGCCTGGCCGTTGCTAAAACGAAGCAGATTGAGTTTTTGTCTCCTGATAATTCAGAATATGTGCTGGTTCTGGATGACGTCCGTGATCCGGGAAATTTAGGATCCATAATCAGGATCGCCGACTGGTACGGCATCAAAAAAATCATTTGTTCGCATGATACAACCGATGTATATAATCCAAAGGTGATCGCTGCCAGCAAAGGATCATTCACCAGAGTTGACGTTTTTTACACGGATCTCACTTCTTACCTCACTGAAAATGCTTCGGACAAACCCATTATTGGTGCTTTCCTTGGTGGAAAATCACTTTATGATTTCAGTTTTGCACAGTCGGGCGGCTACATTGTAATGGGTAATGAGTCGAACGGGATCGGGCAGGCGGTTGAAAGATTTGTCACGGATAAAATTACAATTCCGCGGGTGGGAGAGGCGGAGTCGCTCAATGTCGGCATAGCGACGGCGGTTATGCTGGATAATCTCAGGCGGCAGATTAATGTTCCTGCTTAA
- a CDS encoding queuosine precursor transporter: MTIENTSVQEAKRQRLFLLLCGIFLTNALIAEIIGGKIFSVETLLGIPPAQLLIGGQRLDFNMTAGVINWPVVFVTSDIINEYFGRKGVKRISFLTACFIAYTFITILVATLLPPAQFWLDINNTDKAGNVFNINDAFSKIFNQGLGIMIGSIVAFLLGQLLDVAVFSWLRRKTGSKFIWLRATGSTMFSQLIDSFVVITIAFYVFGNWDLNQVFSVGTINYLYKGLVAILLTPLLYVAHYFIDNYLGKAYAEELSHKAAHE, encoded by the coding sequence ATGACCATCGAAAATACCAGTGTCCAGGAAGCAAAACGGCAACGTTTGTTTTTGCTGCTTTGTGGGATATTTTTAACCAATGCATTGATCGCAGAGATCATTGGCGGTAAAATATTTTCGGTAGAAACATTGCTCGGGATTCCGCCGGCGCAATTGCTCATAGGCGGCCAAAGGCTTGACTTCAATATGACAGCTGGCGTCATAAATTGGCCGGTCGTTTTTGTAACTTCTGATATTATTAATGAATATTTTGGAAGAAAAGGCGTAAAACGCATTTCCTTTCTTACGGCTTGCTTCATTGCCTACACTTTTATTACAATTCTTGTTGCCACATTATTGCCGCCTGCCCAATTTTGGCTGGACATCAACAACACCGACAAAGCAGGGAATGTATTTAACATTAATGATGCATTTTCGAAGATCTTCAATCAGGGATTAGGCATCATGATCGGTTCGATCGTGGCGTTCTTATTGGGCCAACTATTGGATGTGGCCGTTTTTTCGTGGTTAAGGAGAAAAACAGGAAGCAAATTTATCTGGCTGCGTGCAACCGGATCAACGATGTTTTCTCAGCTCATCGACAGTTTTGTTGTCATAACCATTGCGTTTTATGTCTTCGGGAACTGGGACCTGAACCAGGTTTTCTCCGTTGGGACAATTAACTATTTATACAAAGGTCTTGTCGCGATCCTGCTCACGCCCCTGCTTTACGTAGCGCATTATTTTATAGACAACTATTTGGGCAAAGCGTATGCAGAAGAGCTCTCACACAAAGCCGCGCATGAGTAA
- a CDS encoding pyridoxal phosphate-dependent aminotransferase, whose product MEFLKSQRLNNLKYEIRGATYQKALELESLGYKIHNLNIGNPAPFGFDSPDEIVHDIIMNLRNAQGYSDSRGLFAARKAVMHYTQTIGIQDVEINDIFIGNGVSELILLSMQALLNSGDEILVPSPDYPLWTAAIALSGGTPVHYVCDEQADWNPDLDDMEKKITSKTKGIVLINPNNPTGAVYEKDVLTRIAKIAEEHGLIIFSDEIYDKILYDGAVHYPMGSLVTETLCVTYGGLSKNYRSAGFRGGWMILSGAKQKAKSYLEGILLLASMRLCANVPTQYAIQTALGGYQSIKELVVPTGRLHKQMNLVYDRLTSIPGITCVKPKGSLYVFPKIDLKKFGLKTDEQFVYDLLSDQKVLVVAGTGFNYISDDHFRIVFLPTIDELNQAMDKIEFFLENHRILSTRTVEDVIA is encoded by the coding sequence ATGGAATTCTTAAAAAGCCAGCGCCTGAACAATCTTAAATATGAGATTCGCGGCGCTACGTATCAAAAAGCATTGGAACTGGAAAGCCTGGGTTATAAAATCCATAACCTGAACATTGGTAATCCAGCCCCATTCGGATTTGACTCGCCGGATGAGATTGTTCACGATATCATCATGAATCTCCGCAATGCGCAGGGCTATTCAGATTCCAGGGGATTGTTCGCAGCCAGAAAAGCTGTTATGCATTACACCCAAACAATTGGTATTCAGGATGTTGAAATCAACGATATCTTCATTGGGAACGGCGTAAGCGAGCTGATCCTGCTTTCCATGCAGGCGTTGCTGAATTCGGGAGACGAAATATTGGTCCCATCTCCGGATTACCCGCTCTGGACGGCCGCCATCGCATTAAGCGGAGGCACACCCGTACATTACGTATGTGATGAACAGGCCGACTGGAATCCTGATCTGGATGATATGGAAAAGAAGATCACGTCAAAAACAAAAGGCATTGTCCTCATTAATCCAAACAACCCTACGGGCGCTGTTTACGAAAAGGACGTTTTGACCCGCATTGCCAAAATTGCAGAAGAACATGGTCTCATCATTTTTTCCGATGAGATTTACGATAAAATCCTTTACGACGGCGCGGTGCACTATCCCATGGGCTCGCTTGTAACGGAAACGCTATGTGTGACTTATGGCGGGCTTTCTAAAAATTACCGTTCTGCTGGTTTCCGCGGCGGATGGATGATCCTGAGCGGCGCCAAACAAAAAGCCAAATCCTATCTGGAAGGCATTCTCTTGCTCGCAAGCATGCGCCTGTGTGCTAATGTGCCGACGCAATATGCCATTCAGACCGCATTAGGAGGTTACCAGAGCATTAAAGAACTGGTTGTTCCAACGGGCAGGTTGCACAAGCAAATGAACCTGGTTTACGATCGTCTTACTTCCATTCCGGGTATTACGTGCGTAAAACCCAAAGGCTCGTTGTATGTTTTCCCAAAAATTGATCTGAAAAAATTTGGGTTAAAAACAGACGAACAGTTTGTCTATGACCTTTTAAGCGATCAAAAAGTGCTTGTGGTGGCGGGAACGGGTTTTAATTATATTTCCGATGATCATTTCAGGATTGTGTTTTTACCAACGATCGATGAACTGAACCAGGCCATGGATAAAATTGAATTCTTCCTTGAAAATCACCGGATCCTGTCAACCCGTACTGTGGAAGATGTGATCGCCTGA
- a CDS encoding DUF1735 domain-containing protein, translating into MKYSIKIAGLFLFGVAITSCLKDDMNLDPDTSTNVVEFKNPSSFVSPSGSTYSLYTQAFDLAEENDYAVTVSYSGASVAPEDIRVTLGLDTAAITQYNTEQETHFDLITPDLYTMPTEVTIPKGQRTATVNIKVRSSKFDFSKAYVLPISIVSASTGTVSGNFGTILLSLNAKNKYDGNYTVTATDPMVDKVNPLITGYYPINSDLHTTGANSVVMYSISYLDGLEGHPIKSKNAETGAISDSYYGSFAPVFTMDATGKVISVTNFYGQPAGNGRSARLDPTGVNKFTINADGSKVLEVKYVMQQAGPTDRTFFSEKWTFKAPR; encoded by the coding sequence ATGAAATATTCAATAAAAATCGCTGGCCTTTTCCTCTTCGGTGTGGCCATCACCTCCTGCCTGAAAGACGACATGAACCTGGATCCGGACACGTCGACGAATGTAGTAGAATTTAAAAATCCTTCTAGCTTCGTATCCCCTTCCGGCAGTACTTACTCGCTGTATACCCAAGCTTTTGACTTGGCCGAGGAGAATGATTATGCCGTTACAGTAAGTTATTCAGGTGCTAGTGTTGCTCCCGAAGATATACGGGTAACACTCGGTCTTGACACAGCTGCCATTACGCAGTATAATACTGAGCAGGAGACGCATTTTGACCTGATTACGCCCGATTTGTACACCATGCCAACAGAGGTAACCATACCAAAAGGGCAGCGTACAGCAACGGTGAACATAAAAGTGAGAAGCTCGAAATTTGATTTTAGCAAAGCTTATGTCTTGCCTATATCAATCGTGTCTGCATCCACTGGAACGGTAAGTGGTAATTTTGGGACAATTCTGCTGAGCCTGAATGCGAAAAACAAGTACGATGGCAATTACACAGTGACTGCCACCGATCCAATGGTTGATAAAGTAAACCCACTGATAACCGGCTATTACCCTATCAATTCGGATCTTCATACGACGGGTGCAAATTCTGTCGTGATGTACAGCATTTCCTACCTGGACGGATTGGAAGGACACCCGATTAAAAGCAAGAATGCAGAAACCGGTGCGATCTCCGATTCATATTATGGAAGTTTCGCCCCTGTTTTTACCATGGACGCAACCGGAAAAGTGATAAGTGTGACCAACTTTTACGGCCAGCCTGCCGGTAATGGAAGGTCTGCAAGACTTGATCCAACCGGTGTTAACAAATTCACAATCAATGCAGACGGCAGTAAAGTGCTGGAAGTAAAATATGTGATGCAACAAGCTGGACCGACTGATAGAACATTCTTTAGCGAAAAATGGACATTCAAAGCACCCCGATAA